From the genome of Gracilibacillus salitolerans, one region includes:
- a CDS encoding discoidin domain-containing protein has product MRKHVTYILPVFILFLFGMVSVLISEASVQANASGTDYYVDATNGIDSNDGQSPENAWKTFTPVNNKTFKPGDRILLKAGEIWEDQQLWPKGSGAEGAPIIIDMYGDESLGKPYIAVNGNVPTPVYLEGNTWKKDMDLVGKTGAVILMNQQYWEIHNLEISNDDDFEEDIDVPGTERQVVRDGISISINADLFEDGEDTIMDYFRITNNEIHDIDGVTTWQRIHYGGINFQVFGDKPYTEYADNENYFKDVKIEHNNIINTELHAIQFGFNWFNDLGNWEQDWIREKDIFSRDVYIGHNYAEDIGQGAIQLANTKDMLVEYNEVNGFLKRYDSVSAGLYSWASENVTQQFNEVYDGVSAFYDGTPFDFEFSGKDIVYQYNYTHDNPAGWMSYMGRAENNIARYNLSVNDNGVLIKNQLHVNWSPAYFVNNTFVYDGAEMEIHDEEIKSSMYLYNNIFYNYNETTPTTWARRVSDGKPGIHNMVFQNNAIYEASGLRGEHEPVDLFKITDDPQFVGDPTNYTNGLYEGTQNYKLKETSPLINAGRYVEQAGTKDYFGNPLYRDGGLDIGIHEVQIGEHTAPEDYEVYDYQPQLSYAREENLLLDLNERNITVSHENTNQNINHLVDGDLDTRWQTANVNPSEEDPIRITFDLGEKKTYGRFVINQQEARIGDYYLDYSTDGDNWTTVKSGTLANMRDYTLDFDNVEGRYFRLNVTSRRAPYDLAFNDVSLYDRTPIEPSLEKNILHYDKDALDRHTSTYVFLEPNGNQFENISHHGEPLVEGEDYILNAVRVDFTREYLDSLSVGEQRFDIEFTVDGNLMSVPFSVVISDDPVSVITELEQIIDSYSPNEIKNPMSKNLLNRLNNAEKFLQDGKQEQAIEQLTSAQTHLNKPSLSEFITNEAKDRINELLNMLESSLQKK; this is encoded by the coding sequence ATGAGAAAGCATGTTACTTATATCTTACCAGTCTTCATACTATTCTTATTTGGTATGGTAAGTGTTTTAATTAGTGAAGCTTCAGTTCAAGCGAATGCTAGTGGTACTGATTACTATGTGGATGCCACAAATGGGATTGATTCCAATGATGGTCAATCTCCTGAAAATGCATGGAAAACATTTACTCCAGTCAATAACAAGACTTTCAAGCCTGGAGATCGAATTCTTTTAAAAGCAGGAGAAATTTGGGAGGATCAACAGCTTTGGCCAAAGGGAAGTGGTGCTGAAGGTGCCCCAATTATTATAGATATGTATGGTGACGAAAGTTTAGGAAAACCTTATATCGCTGTAAATGGTAATGTCCCGACACCTGTTTATTTAGAAGGGAATACATGGAAGAAAGATATGGACCTAGTTGGTAAAACTGGTGCTGTTATTTTGATGAACCAGCAATACTGGGAGATTCATAATCTGGAAATATCGAATGATGATGATTTCGAGGAGGATATAGACGTTCCTGGTACAGAACGACAAGTGGTAAGAGATGGTATTAGTATCTCCATTAATGCAGACTTGTTTGAAGATGGTGAAGATACCATTATGGATTATTTTAGAATCACGAATAATGAGATTCATGATATTGACGGTGTAACAACTTGGCAACGAATTCATTATGGGGGTATTAATTTCCAAGTGTTTGGTGATAAACCTTACACTGAATATGCAGATAATGAGAATTATTTCAAGGATGTAAAAATTGAACATAATAATATCATCAATACCGAGCTGCATGCTATTCAATTTGGCTTTAATTGGTTCAATGACCTTGGAAATTGGGAGCAAGATTGGATTAGGGAAAAAGACATATTTAGCAGGGATGTTTACATTGGGCACAATTATGCGGAGGATATTGGACAAGGTGCGATTCAACTTGCAAACACGAAAGACATGTTAGTAGAGTATAACGAAGTAAATGGCTTTTTAAAAAGATATGATTCTGTATCAGCGGGATTATACTCGTGGGCAAGTGAAAACGTAACACAACAATTTAATGAAGTATATGATGGTGTATCAGCGTTTTATGATGGAACGCCATTCGATTTTGAGTTTTCTGGTAAAGACATTGTCTATCAATATAATTATACTCATGATAACCCTGCTGGTTGGATGTCTTATATGGGTAGAGCAGAGAATAATATTGCTAGATATAACCTAAGTGTAAATGATAATGGGGTATTAATTAAAAACCAACTACATGTCAATTGGTCTCCGGCATACTTTGTCAATAATACATTTGTGTATGATGGGGCCGAGATGGAAATTCATGACGAAGAAATAAAATCATCAATGTATCTTTATAATAATATTTTCTATAATTACAATGAAACTACACCTACAACATGGGCTAGACGTGTTTCTGATGGAAAACCAGGTATTCATAATATGGTGTTTCAAAACAATGCTATTTATGAAGCAAGTGGTTTACGTGGGGAACATGAACCTGTTGACTTGTTTAAAATTACGGATGATCCCCAGTTTGTAGGTGATCCTACTAACTATACCAATGGGTTATACGAAGGAACTCAGAATTATAAATTAAAAGAGACTTCTCCGTTAATTAATGCAGGTAGATACGTAGAACAAGCAGGAACAAAGGATTATTTTGGTAACCCTTTATACAGGGATGGAGGTCTTGATATAGGTATCCATGAGGTGCAAATTGGAGAGCATACTGCACCAGAGGATTATGAAGTGTATGACTATCAACCTCAATTAAGCTATGCTAGAGAAGAAAATCTTTTATTAGATTTGAATGAAAGAAATATTACAGTATCCCATGAAAATACTAATCAAAATATTAATCATTTAGTTGATGGTGATTTAGATACTCGTTGGCAGACCGCAAATGTTAATCCATCAGAGGAAGATCCTATTAGAATTACGTTTGATTTAGGTGAGAAGAAAACGTATGGCCGTTTTGTTATCAATCAACAAGAAGCAAGAATCGGCGACTACTATTTGGATTACTCTACCGATGGTGACAATTGGACTACTGTAAAAAGTGGAACCTTGGCAAATATGCGTGACTATACGCTTGATTTTGATAATGTAGAGGGACGATATTTCCGATTGAATGTCACATCTAGAAGAGCACCGTATGATCTTGCTTTTAATGATGTCTCTCTGTATGATCGGACACCAATCGAGCCATCATTGGAAAAGAATATATTGCATTATGATAAGGATGCGTTAGACCGACATACATCCACTTATGTTTTCCTTGAACCAAACGGCAATCAATTTGAAAACATAAGTCACCATGGTGAGCCACTTGTTGAAGGTGAGGATTATATATTAAATGCGGTACGTGTTGATTTTACAAGAGAATATCTTGATTCATTGTCAGTCGGTGAACAGAGATTTGATATAGAGTTTACTGTTGATGGTAATCTAATGAGCGTACCATTCTCTGTAGTAATCTCTGATGATCCTGTTTCTGTAATTACTGAACTTGAACAAATAATAGATTCCTATTCACCAAATGAAATTAAAAATCCGATGTCAAAAAATCTATTGAATCGCCTAAATAATGCTGAAAAATTCTTGCAAGATGGAAAACAAGAGCAAGCTATCGAACAATTGACTTCAGCCCAAACTCATTTGAATAAACCGTCTTTAAGTGAATTTATCACAAATGAAGCCAAAGATCGGATAAATGAGTTACTAAATATGTTAGAATCTTCTTTACAAAAAAAGTAA
- the rbsD gene encoding D-ribose pyranase, with product MKKHGVLNRDISIAISKLGHTDQVVIADCGLPIPDHVTCIDLSLKQGVPNFLEVLSIMLQEMEVEQFTLTEEIKMKNPSLQVALLKKDIPVDYVTHEQFKQLTKDVKVIIRTGENTPYANVILHAGVIF from the coding sequence ATGAAAAAGCATGGCGTATTAAACAGAGACATATCGATAGCAATATCAAAATTGGGCCATACAGACCAAGTTGTGATAGCTGATTGTGGTTTACCAATTCCGGACCATGTAACATGTATTGATCTTTCTTTAAAACAAGGAGTTCCCAATTTTTTAGAAGTACTTTCGATAATGTTACAAGAGATGGAAGTAGAACAATTTACTTTAACTGAAGAAATAAAAATGAAAAATCCATCATTACAAGTAGCGTTATTGAAAAAAGATATACCGGTTGATTATGTGACACATGAACAGTTTAAACAATTAACCAAAGACGTCAAAGTCATTATTCGAACAGGAGAAAATACACCATATGCCAACGTTATTTTACATGCGGGAGTAATTTTTTGA
- a CDS encoding peptidylprolyl isomerase, whose protein sequence is MKKKRRYLTRLIKKRRVILSLCLFITVIGITLSFYFTSSAAKDNVIATVNDISIVEREFRLQLNNLKPGVQNYFRNSYGAEITDNFWREEFNGENPMELLKEKALREAIKAKLELSLAREYKLINFVSYDELLEHLQEENERRQEAISDGEVIYGLASFSENQYYRHIIKNIRLNLKDKLSRHENDPLYPTQKELQISFNDHFDEWTNKRYAYTIHKISIPYQDSASMQNAEVKAEKALSDLESGKSFEEVSKLYNEDNKVLSQTISDENNRGERLSTVNLLMTVESLDVNEFSKTVIHENGSYNIIKLVDQMSGDEEAYQENIDLVRNMVVDEKYDDYIQELIDKAEISINQSNYDTVNLE, encoded by the coding sequence ATGAAAAAGAAGCGCAGATATCTTACCAGGTTAATAAAAAAAAGAAGAGTCATTCTATCGCTGTGTTTATTTATAACTGTTATTGGAATAACTTTATCTTTTTATTTTACTTCCTCAGCAGCTAAAGATAATGTAATTGCAACTGTTAATGATATTTCAATTGTTGAAAGAGAATTCAGATTGCAACTAAATAATCTGAAGCCAGGTGTTCAGAACTATTTTAGAAATTCATATGGAGCTGAAATAACTGACAATTTTTGGAGAGAAGAATTTAATGGAGAAAATCCAATGGAATTGCTTAAGGAAAAAGCACTACGAGAAGCAATTAAAGCTAAGTTAGAATTATCTCTAGCTCGAGAATATAAATTGATAAACTTTGTTTCTTATGATGAATTGTTAGAACACTTGCAAGAAGAAAACGAACGACGACAGGAGGCTATTTCTGATGGGGAAGTTATATATGGATTAGCTTCATTTAGTGAAAATCAGTATTACAGGCACATCATAAAAAACATTCGTCTTAACCTTAAAGACAAACTGAGTAGACATGAAAATGATCCTTTATATCCAACACAAAAAGAACTTCAGATTAGTTTTAATGATCATTTTGATGAATGGACGAATAAGAGATATGCCTATACCATTCATAAAATATCTATACCTTATCAAGATTCAGCCAGTATGCAAAATGCAGAGGTGAAAGCAGAAAAAGCACTATCGGATTTAGAGAGTGGAAAGAGTTTTGAAGAAGTTTCTAAACTGTATAACGAGGACAATAAAGTTTTATCCCAAACCATTAGTGATGAAAATAACAGGGGAGAAAGGCTATCTACTGTTAATTTGCTTATGACAGTAGAGTCATTGGATGTGAATGAATTTAGCAAGACAGTTATACATGAGAATGGAAGCTATAACATTATTAAATTAGTAGATCAAATGTCCGGAGACGAAGAAGCCTATCAAGAAAACATAGACTTAGTGAGAAACATGGTTGTAGATGAAAAATATGATGATTATATTCAGGAACTGATAGATAAAGCAGAAATATCCATCAATCAGAGTAACTATGACACGGTGAACTTAGAATAG
- a CDS encoding ABC transporter permease subunit, whose protein sequence is MLDIKKIKSMLGLLGPLLGLFFIVIIISILNPEFLSATNLLNVLRQVSINALIAFGMTFVILTGGIDLSVGSILALSGAVTASLMAAGIDPVLAVIIGLLTGTLLGAINGLVIAKGKVAPFIATLATMTVFRGLTLMLTEGRPVSGLGESTFFEMLGKGYFFGIPVPAITMLVSFVVLFLILKKTTFGRRVYAVGGNEEAAILSGISATRIKIYVYSLIGFLSALAGMILTSRLNSAQPTAGQMYELDAIAAVVLGGTSLTGGKGWIFGTFIGALIIGVLNNGLNLLGVSSFFQQVVKGSVILLAVLLDRKNA, encoded by the coding sequence ATGCTTGATATAAAAAAGATAAAATCAATGCTCGGTTTACTTGGCCCATTACTTGGTTTGTTTTTTATTGTAATCATCATTAGTATCTTAAATCCCGAGTTTTTATCTGCAACCAATTTGTTAAATGTATTACGTCAGGTTTCGATTAATGCGTTGATTGCCTTTGGTATGACGTTTGTTATTTTGACAGGTGGAATCGACTTATCTGTAGGTTCGATCTTAGCGTTATCAGGTGCTGTAACAGCATCTTTAATGGCAGCAGGAATTGACCCGGTATTAGCAGTTATTATCGGTTTATTAACCGGTACATTATTAGGTGCTATTAATGGATTAGTGATAGCAAAAGGAAAAGTTGCTCCATTTATTGCAACATTAGCTACGATGACTGTTTTTCGTGGACTTACCCTGATGTTAACGGAAGGTCGTCCTGTATCAGGTTTAGGTGAGTCAACTTTCTTTGAAATGTTAGGTAAAGGATATTTCTTTGGTATTCCTGTACCAGCTATTACAATGTTAGTTTCTTTTGTTGTTCTCTTCTTAATTTTGAAGAAGACAACTTTTGGTCGCCGTGTTTATGCAGTTGGTGGTAATGAAGAGGCGGCTATTTTATCAGGAATCAGTGCAACTAGAATTAAAATCTATGTTTATTCATTAATTGGTTTCTTGTCAGCTTTAGCAGGTATGATCCTAACTTCTAGATTAAATTCCGCACAACCTACAGCAGGTCAAATGTATGAATTAGATGCCATTGCAGCTGTTGTATTAGGCGGTACAAGTTTGACGGGAGGTAAAGGATGGATTTTTGGTACCTTTATTGGTGCCTTAATCATAGGGGTCCTTAACAATGGACTCAACTTGTTGGGAGTAAGTTCCTTTTTCCAACAGGTAGTAAAAGGTAGTGTCATTCTATTAGCGGTATTACTAGACCGTAAAAATGCTTAA
- a CDS encoding sugar ABC transporter ATP-binding protein — MIEMSGIEKSFSGTKVLKGVDFSLKKGEIHALMGENGAGKSTMMKILAGIYSRNEGTVKVNGREVNYSNPKQAEKDGIAVIHQELNILPELSIAENLFLGNEQTIGKTGWIKTKEMNKIAQKQLSKLGLHVKSSMLAKHLSVGQQQIVEIAKSLLIDAKYIVMDEPTAALTDREIETLFETIDELKKQGVSFVYISHRMEEIFAICDRITVLRDGASIGTKVIKETSFDEIVSMMVGRELGERFPERKGSTSDVKLEIDNLTREDEFDSVSLQVRAGEILGISGLMGAGRSELVETIFGYRQPDKGTIKVDGKPVKIKNPSYAMQHGIGFVSEDRKSKGLVVDFSIQHNLNMTNLRELSKNGWMLQQKERSLYDEMVKKLNIISSGASQLAKSLSGGNQQKVVIAKWLAIKPKILILDEPTRGVDVGAKKEIYSIMNDLADQGVAIIMVSSELPEIIGMSSRVVVMCEGNHMTTLERSELSEEKIMHYATGGNKNA; from the coding sequence ATGATTGAAATGAGTGGCATTGAAAAGTCTTTTAGTGGCACAAAAGTTTTGAAAGGAGTCGATTTCTCGTTAAAGAAAGGAGAAATACATGCACTCATGGGAGAGAATGGAGCTGGTAAATCAACGATGATGAAAATCTTGGCCGGAATTTATTCAAGAAATGAAGGAACTGTTAAAGTAAACGGCCGAGAAGTAAATTATTCCAATCCCAAGCAAGCTGAGAAAGATGGTATTGCTGTCATTCATCAAGAACTAAATATTCTTCCCGAATTATCGATTGCAGAGAATTTGTTTTTAGGAAATGAACAAACGATCGGTAAGACAGGTTGGATTAAGACGAAGGAAATGAACAAGATTGCACAAAAGCAACTTTCCAAGCTTGGATTACACGTAAAATCATCCATGCTAGCTAAGCATCTATCTGTGGGACAACAGCAAATTGTCGAAATAGCAAAGTCATTACTAATTGATGCGAAGTATATCGTCATGGATGAACCAACCGCAGCTCTTACAGACCGTGAAATAGAAACATTATTCGAAACGATAGATGAATTGAAGAAGCAAGGAGTTTCTTTCGTTTATATCTCACATCGAATGGAAGAAATATTTGCGATATGTGATCGCATTACTGTACTTCGAGATGGTGCATCAATAGGGACCAAAGTAATTAAAGAAACGAGTTTCGATGAAATTGTCAGTATGATGGTTGGTAGAGAACTTGGTGAACGTTTTCCCGAACGGAAAGGATCTACTTCTGATGTGAAATTAGAAATAGACAATTTGACTCGTGAAGATGAATTTGATTCCGTTTCCCTTCAAGTACGTGCCGGAGAAATTCTTGGTATATCAGGCTTGATGGGGGCAGGTCGTTCCGAATTAGTTGAAACCATTTTTGGCTATCGTCAACCTGATAAAGGAACGATAAAAGTCGATGGTAAACCAGTGAAAATAAAAAATCCAAGTTACGCGATGCAACACGGGATAGGATTTGTGTCAGAAGACCGTAAATCAAAAGGATTGGTCGTTGACTTTTCCATTCAACACAATTTGAATATGACAAATTTGCGTGAACTATCAAAAAATGGTTGGATGCTACAACAAAAGGAACGCAGCCTTTATGATGAAATGGTTAAGAAACTAAATATCATTTCGTCCGGTGCTAGCCAATTAGCTAAATCATTAAGTGGTGGTAATCAACAAAAGGTTGTTATCGCAAAGTGGTTAGCAATCAAGCCGAAGATATTAATTTTGGACGAGCCTACACGTGGAGTCGATGTTGGTGCCAAAAAAGAAATCTATTCTATTATGAATGATCTGGCTGATCAAGGTGTAGCCATCATTATGGTGTCATCTGAATTACCTGAAATTATTGGAATGAGTTCGAGAGTGGTTGTAATGTGTGAAGGTAATCATATGACAACACTTGAACGTTCCGAATTATCCGAGGAGAAAATAATGCACTATGCTACAGGAGGAAATAAAAATGCTTGA
- the rbsB gene encoding ribose ABC transporter substrate-binding protein RbsB, translating into MLKKTVLFWMIMVVGSVLMACSTESPVDEESGSEEDDGELTIGFSISTLNNPFFVTLQEGAEAKAEEIGAELITVDSQDDVAKQINDVEDLIEREVDVIMINPTDSASVVAAVESANSAGIPVVTLDRAADSGDVAVHVASDNIAGGELAGELMVELVGEDAQVAELEGISGSSAARERGNGFHNVAEESLDIVTSQTANFNRAEALSVMENILQSNSEITGVFAHNDEMALGALEAIEAAGRDDIQIIGFDATDDAVAAVEEGRMAGTIAQQPIMIGETAILEAEKIFNGEEVEEFVPVELEVIQ; encoded by the coding sequence ATGTTAAAGAAAACAGTATTATTTTGGATGATAATGGTGGTAGGTAGTGTGTTAATGGCTTGTTCAACAGAATCACCAGTGGATGAGGAAAGTGGTAGTGAGGAAGACGATGGAGAGTTAACGATTGGATTTTCTATTTCAACATTAAATAATCCATTTTTTGTTACACTTCAAGAAGGTGCGGAAGCAAAGGCAGAAGAAATTGGAGCTGAATTAATTACAGTGGATTCGCAAGATGATGTTGCAAAGCAAATTAATGATGTAGAGGATTTAATTGAAAGAGAAGTGGATGTTATTATGATTAATCCGACTGATTCAGCATCAGTAGTGGCAGCAGTTGAATCTGCAAATTCAGCGGGTATTCCTGTGGTTACTCTAGACCGTGCTGCGGATTCTGGCGATGTTGCCGTTCATGTTGCATCAGATAATATTGCCGGTGGCGAATTAGCAGGTGAGTTAATGGTAGAACTAGTTGGTGAAGACGCTCAAGTTGCAGAATTAGAAGGAATCTCTGGTTCTTCCGCAGCACGTGAGCGTGGTAATGGCTTTCATAATGTTGCAGAGGAATCGTTGGACATAGTAACGTCTCAGACAGCTAACTTTAACCGAGCAGAAGCTTTATCCGTAATGGAGAATATATTGCAAAGTAACTCAGAAATTACAGGGGTGTTTGCCCATAATGATGAAATGGCACTTGGTGCATTAGAAGCAATTGAAGCAGCTGGACGTGATGATATTCAAATTATTGGTTTTGATGCTACGGATGATGCGGTTGCTGCTGTAGAAGAAGGTAGAATGGCCGGTACGATCGCACAACAACCAATCATGATTGGTGAAACAGCTATTTTAGAAGCTGAAAAAATCTTCAATGGTGAAGAGGTAGAAGAATTTGTTCCGGTAGAACTAGAAGTAATTCAATAA
- a CDS encoding cache domain-containing sensor histidine kinase yields MLRKAILFLSKRSRVLTIRRRLLFAFLITSIIPVLLISYYSKTKYEGSLEAKLSSYSNQVVNEVTKNLNDKLMQYESLSEDIIINDEVQEGLKEFDDMSDLYKSSFLGELSNIVVSEIYNLKDLNNIHIRLPDGRTFYDLRYENYDESKIAHIMNEAEESSKNQYWTYIETRRGMQGIILGRWIKDKENIDENLGYLLIVIDEPVFAKKVYGNINLGGGSQLFITDEDGLVVSDWNSKYQKGTDSLHVDLISKITNNRTSKTFEATLNQEKYLVSSAHIRTPDWYFLGLIPFEYINSESRDVFQGVLIFILMTIAISVSISLLIFFSIIKPMQQLVLFAERVSIGDFKAELSDNSEDEMGKLSVSINRMVSQLKNLIIKTEEDQKIKRQTELKMLQAQINPHFLFNTLNSFKWVAMLSRNKTLQNGLEALSVLLRNTIIHKDNLLTIQEEVENLYHYGTIQKVRYGDSFSLNVDIEKGLEHYHILKFILQPIVENSIIHGTEEDINKTEILVNINIKNEKLHIVINDNGKGFDMNTIETQKRDSNKLSGIGIDNVNERIKMNYGTEYGLTVHSELGKGTTTTIVLPIFRLKE; encoded by the coding sequence GTGTTAAGAAAAGCTATTCTGTTTCTATCAAAAAGATCGCGTGTTTTAACTATAAGGCGAAGACTTTTATTTGCATTTTTAATTACTTCAATTATTCCCGTATTATTAATAAGCTATTATTCAAAAACGAAATATGAAGGGTCTTTAGAAGCGAAACTCAGCTCTTATTCTAATCAGGTGGTCAATGAAGTAACAAAGAATTTAAATGATAAACTAATGCAGTATGAATCATTAAGCGAAGACATCATTATTAACGATGAGGTACAAGAAGGATTGAAAGAATTTGATGATATGTCTGATTTGTATAAGTCGAGTTTTTTAGGTGAATTGAGCAATATTGTTGTTTCTGAAATTTATAATTTGAAAGATTTAAATAATATTCATATTCGATTACCTGATGGCAGAACTTTTTATGATTTACGATATGAGAATTACGATGAGTCTAAAATAGCACATATAATGAACGAAGCTGAGGAGTCATCAAAGAACCAATACTGGACCTATATAGAAACAAGACGTGGGATGCAAGGGATTATATTAGGCAGGTGGATCAAGGATAAGGAGAATATCGATGAGAACCTAGGATATTTATTAATTGTAATTGATGAACCAGTCTTTGCTAAAAAAGTTTATGGAAATATTAACTTGGGAGGTGGCAGTCAACTATTCATTACGGATGAGGATGGTTTAGTCGTATCAGATTGGAATAGTAAGTATCAAAAGGGGACGGATTCTTTACATGTTGACTTAATTTCTAAGATAACAAATAACAGAACATCTAAAACATTTGAAGCAACCTTAAATCAAGAGAAATATCTGGTCTCTAGTGCACATATTAGAACTCCTGATTGGTATTTTCTGGGACTTATTCCTTTTGAATATATTAATTCAGAATCAAGAGATGTTTTTCAAGGAGTTTTAATCTTCATATTAATGACTATTGCAATCTCCGTTTCGATATCATTGTTAATTTTCTTTAGTATTATTAAACCAATGCAACAGTTAGTATTGTTCGCAGAGAGAGTGAGTATAGGTGATTTTAAAGCGGAGTTATCCGATAACTCTGAAGATGAAATGGGTAAACTTTCAGTAAGTATAAACCGCATGGTATCCCAGTTGAAGAATTTAATTATAAAAACAGAAGAGGACCAAAAGATAAAACGCCAAACCGAATTAAAGATGTTGCAGGCACAGATTAACCCGCATTTTTTATTTAATACGCTTAATTCGTTTAAGTGGGTAGCGATGCTTAGTAGAAATAAGACATTACAAAATGGCTTGGAAGCACTATCTGTATTGCTGAGAAATACCATTATTCATAAAGATAACTTACTAACCATTCAAGAGGAAGTAGAGAACCTCTATCATTATGGAACCATTCAAAAAGTGAGGTATGGAGATTCTTTTAGTTTAAATGTAGATATTGAAAAAGGGTTAGAGCATTATCATATCTTAAAGTTTATTTTGCAACCGATTGTTGAGAATTCCATTATCCATGGGACCGAAGAAGATATAAATAAGACTGAAATACTGGTCAATATAAATATAAAAAATGAGAAATTACATATTGTTATCAATGATAATGGAAAAGGATTTGATATGAATACAATAGAAACACAAAAAAGAGATTCAAATAAATTGTCTGGCATAGGGATTGATAACGTAAATGAAAGGATAAAAATGAATTATGGTACAGAGTATGGTCTAACGGTACATAGTGAATTAGGGAAAGGCACAACTACTACTATCGTTTTACCTATCTTCCGTTTGAAGGAGTGA
- the rbsK gene encoding ribokinase, whose amino-acid sequence MKEPIITVIGSINMDLVTSSDRIPDQGETIMGESFFNNPGGKGANQAVACARLGAQVNMLGCVGVDPFGQVLVDNLSKEKIITQNVEPVTDKHTGVATILIKDNDNRIIVTPGANYCVTPTYIQQYLDVIDQSDVVLLQLEIPLNTIEYVTDYCSDKGIPVILNPAPAQLLSASILENCTYLTPNETEKLEITSDVDTYKEKMIVTLGDKGVEYCSDGNLKTVTGYRVNPIDTTGAGDTFNGALAVQLSKGRKLKEAITFANAAAAFSIQKRGAQQGMPTMREVIDFMEGATSS is encoded by the coding sequence ATGAAGGAGCCAATCATAACTGTTATAGGCAGTATTAATATGGATTTAGTAACATCTAGTGATCGGATCCCAGATCAAGGTGAAACCATAATGGGTGAGTCTTTCTTTAATAATCCAGGTGGAAAAGGTGCCAATCAAGCTGTAGCATGTGCAAGACTGGGAGCACAAGTTAATATGTTAGGTTGTGTAGGTGTTGATCCGTTTGGTCAAGTATTAGTCGATAACTTAAGCAAAGAAAAGATAATTACCCAAAATGTGGAACCGGTTACGGATAAACACACTGGAGTTGCTACGATTTTAATAAAAGACAATGACAATCGAATTATTGTCACTCCTGGCGCAAACTATTGCGTGACACCAACGTATATTCAGCAATATTTAGATGTTATTGATCAAAGTGATGTCGTTCTATTGCAATTAGAGATACCGTTAAATACGATCGAGTATGTAACCGATTACTGTTCAGATAAAGGTATTCCGGTTATATTAAATCCTGCACCAGCACAGCTTTTATCAGCATCTATTTTAGAAAATTGCACTTATCTAACACCTAATGAAACGGAAAAGTTAGAAATTACAAGTGATGTTGATACCTATAAAGAGAAAATGATCGTTACTTTAGGAGATAAAGGAGTTGAATACTGTTCTGATGGTAATCTCAAAACGGTAACCGGTTACCGAGTAAATCCGATTGATACAACAGGAGCAGGTGACACGTTCAATGGGGCATTGGCAGTTCAACTTTCTAAAGGGAGAAAACTGAAAGAAGCTATAACTTTTGCAAATGCGGCGGCAGCCTTTTCTATTCAAAAAAGAGGCGCTCAACAAGGTATGCCGACAATGCGAGAAGTTATTGATTTTATGGAAGGAGCAACATCATCATGA